The DNA sequence ctgactttgacgcggtcgagttcgtagatcagcagatcggtccttaCGGTGTCCttcctatggatgatgtatcactccttcgtcatttggactttataactcggagtagtgtaaaaatggcacatatgggagctgccttgtaccgaacggctcagaatcttcctctccatgccaccaaagccttcatggaggaggccaaacaggaATTCGATCGAATGAAGGGCTTGAAAGAGGAGCTTGAGATGAAGGTGgccaaactggagaaggatctggagaatgAGAAGGCAAGTTCTCTTGCTCTGGCGACTTCTGTGCGGTTGGCtgaggacacggcattgaggcataaggacagttatgtTACATCTTATCAGGAGGTGGTGCGTCTGAGGGAGGAGCTGGAGTCTGCCCGAGTTGATTATTCCGAGCTCCAGGGGCATCTCGTTGGcagtgtgaatgctgcttatgagaatctaaAGGACCAGGTCcgaattattgctcccgaggctgacCTGACTATTTTTAGCTTGGACAATATTGTGAGGGATGGAAAAATTATTCCCGACGACCAAGATGACAATGATGTCGAACCTCCCTCTTCGCCTGCTGTTAAAGTGTCGACCTCTATAGTTCCTCCCACTGGGATTGCTCGTCCAGAATTAGATCCTGATTGTCAAATTCTGAACAGGGACGATGGTACGgtggatgcagtgcctctccaaactcgccctccttcaccccagACTGATGCCATTGAGAAGGCTCCCAATCTTAACTAATCTTTCTTGgatgtttgtgtagatagcccgacttgtgggctttttaaactctttgtttctgtaatttgaatattttgctgactgttgatactccttCCGGTTGCTTGTTCAGcaacttttgatttttgaaaaaacaacaagtagctttcaagcttttgGGCTCGACCCTGAAGCTAgtttataatattgtattttatatcatgcttgtttgcACTTGTCTTGGCACTTTTCTGGGTTTTGAGGATGCTGAAACCTTGCTGCTCGGCCTTTTTTAATTGCTTTTGTGCTTATTGCTCGTAGCTTGGATCCCACTTGTATTTCGGTTTTCTGGCTCTTACTAGCaatccataaccgatttcttttcGTTGGTCCTTtttccagttatttttgtagtcctcttttttggacctttgtcaggtctcttttagggactactcTATAACTTGTTGGTTGTAGGAGACTGTCTTCTTTGCGTCGTCCTTTTCCAtgttacttttgtaatcctctttcttggacctttgtcaggtctcttttagggattacttttataacttgtttataggaggtcgacttcttcatgtcgtcctcttttaagttatttttgtaatcctctttcttggacctttgtcaggtctctttcagggattacttttacactACAACAAACAAGGCTTTTCGCaacggtcaaaaaccgttgccataGATTGAAAAACCGTTCCCAAAACTTTAGGCAAtgctttggcaacggtttttgacctgtggtatatgcggccgttaccaatgctcaaaggcaacggttttttacctaaggcaacgGTAACAGAAAAACCGTTGCCACAGTTAGTGCCTAAGACAACGGTTTTGacgaaaaattttaaacaacggtTTTGATCCGTTACTCAATAAGCAACGGTTTCGAACCGTTCCTATTAACATGACAACGGTTTGAAACCGTAACTGgataggcaacggttttaaactgttgTCGTTTTATTATTCACATAGCCAACGGTTTTAAACCGTTACCGTTGGTGCCAGGTTTCGGCAACGGTTTTTGAACCGTTGCCAGTTTATAGCCATCTATGACAACGGTTTTAAAGTGTTACAGTTGATGTCATTTTCGGCAACGATTTTAATACCATTGCCATTTTATAGTGATCTAAAAcaacggttttaaagcgttaCCTTTAGAGTCgcattttggcaacggttttattATGTAGTCATCTTTGACAACGGTTTTAACACCATTGTCTTTTGTAACTATTGATAACGATTTTTttgtgatatataattttttatttacaatagttttctcgtgaattaaattaatttcagtttttttttaattgtttagtgtcaataaatattctaaactatttgaattaagtcactaaaaaaataattgaatatttcccatcaaatttaacttataaaaattgtTGTAAGATCCACAATATCATCTAAGtttgcaaaaaatataataacaaaagagAGAGTTGAAATAGCTAAGTAGCAAATAGTCATCATGTCCACAAGTTCATGACTTTTACCCTATAACATTTGCTTTTAAAAATTTGACCTTAATCAAGTTCGATTTCCCCTTCAACATAGTTTTCctgtaaacataaaaaaaaatcaaatataaaactacACATCTTTAAGATATGATAACATATAGAAACTTTAACAACAAATAATACCTCTTCATGCGCATCATTATTGTTCGGATTCCCTAAAGTGCTTCCTAATTGAGCAGCTAACATGTCAAGGTCCACTCCTGAGCTTTTTTGTTGCAGCATCATCTTAACAAGCGATTTTAGTTCATCTACTTCTTTTTGCATCACATCAACCTTATTCTCTGATGTTGCTTTCTCAGTTGCATGTTTCTGCTTAAGGGTGGCAATTTCCTCATTTTTCTTCAACAAAGTTGGTGTGGTTACTCTTCCGTGATATCGCACTCTCCCTGCCTTCTCTTTCCCAAATATGGATTGGAAAGCTCTAATTGCTGATTCTTTAGACTTTTTATTCTCAGCTTGCAAATGTGCCTATATTAATgtgaagaaaaataatagtaataaaataaGAGTAAATACACAATTGGACTAAAGGCATATATCATTTGACAACATCGAAACAAATAGAAGAGATTAAAAATAATGTCAAGATTCTTTAACTCAACGCAAGCATAAAAATAACCACAAGTGATGGACAAATTCCCAAGACACAAGATGAAGAGACAAATGGACCATTATATCAAAGAAACTAGGAGGAAATATTCTTTCCAATTGGCACAGAATCTCTCTAATATCTACTTCCAAATGCTCTATTGTATCATTTTCAACAACTTTTTGGCACAAGGAACGAAAGAATGAACCTAGATAAATTAAAGGGCCAGCTACTTGATTCTGCATTATGCATTTTATAGCTACTTGCAACAAATAATGCAACATAAAATGAGCATCATGACTTTTGTAGCCTGATATCTTTTTCTCAGCAACATGAACACACCGAGAAATATTTGAGGCACTACCAGATGGCAATTTTACTGACttcaaaatattacaaaaaatggTTTTTTCTTGATTAGTAAGGTTAAAACAAGCCTTagcaatttttgctttcttgcCACCATCTATCTCCTTTGGTTGAAGTTTTTTTCTTATGCCCATATCTTTGAGATCGTAACGAGCATTTGCATGATCTTTGGACTTTCCTGGAATATCTAATAAAGTTCCAATTATGTTATCACATATGTTTTTCTCGATGTGCATAACATCAAGACAATGGCGCAATGTATTTTGCTTCTAATATGGCAACTCAAAGAAAATGGACCTTTTCTTCCATGGaccatcaattttatttttttgcttttttccaaatacattttcaaaatctttcaaatcttcaaaaatttgTTCCCCATCTAATAAAGCTGGTGAAGACCTCAATTCAACATCGCCATTGAAAGATCTTTTGTCCATCCTATATGGATGATCCATAGCCAAAAATTTACGGTGATCCATGTAGCACATCTTCCGGCTATGTTTTAAATAACAAGATTAGGTGTCATAATTACAGCAAGGACATGCTAACTTTCCCTTTGTGCTCCAACCGGATAACATAGCATAAGCTGGAAAGTCACTTATGGTCCATAAAAGTGCTGCATGTAGTTAAAAAGTTTGATTCTTTGAAGTATCATATGTTTCCACTCCAACTTCCCATAAAACCTTCAACTCTTCAATTAATGGCTGAAGATACACATCAATGCTTTTTCCAGGCGAACATGGTCCAGGGATGAGCAAGGACATCATGACATACTCTGGTTTCATGCAACACCATGGAGGAAGATTGTATGCAACCAAAACTACCGGCCATGTACTATGGGAGAAGCTCATGGTTCTAAATGGATTAAATCCATCGCTAGCTAGCCCTAATCTTATGTTACGAGATTCTTTAGCAAAATCGGGATGAAGCCTGTCAAAGTCTTTCCATGATTGGCCATCAGCTGGGTGTCTTAACTTTCCATCCTTTGAACGATGTTCATCGTGCCACCTTAATGATTCAGCTATTTTGGAACACAGGAACAGCTTCTTAAGCCTTGGAATCAAGGGAAAATGCCTCAAAACCTTCGCAGGCACAGGTTTTTTCTTCAACTTATCAACTTCTATATCTACCTCAACATTTTCTATGTACCTGGAAGCTCCATAAATTGGACAAAATTTATCATCTTCATATGTATCCCGGAACAGAACACAATCGTTGGGACAAGCATGAATTTTATTATAACCAAGTCCTAAATCTTTTACCATGGCCTTGATTTTATTGAAAGAATCAGGAATATTCAAATGAGGAATCGCTTCTTTTAGTAATTCAAGTAGAGCAGTAAAGGATGCGTTGCTCCAACCATTAAGAGTCTTCAACAAATACAATCGGATAACGAATGATAATGTCGAAAATTTTTTACAGCCAGGATATAACTCTTGTTTTCCTTCTTCAAGCAAGTTATAAAACTTTTTTGCATCTTCGTTTGGCCTATCAGCATCTTTATCTCCTTCAAGCACATGCCGAAACGTCCCGTTTAGCAGCCCATGAATGTCGTCGACAAATCCTTCATGGACTTCACTCTCATCGGATTCACTATCCATGTGACTTATCCTTTCGCCGTGATGAACCCACACAGTGTAACCTTTTTGAAATTCCTTACTTATTAAATGATCATAAACTTCATCCCTTCGCCCCCAACTAAAGTTATTACATATAGAACAAGGACAAAGAATTTCCTGTCCTTGTGGTCTACCTCTAGAAAAGGCAAAATCCAAAAATGAATTAACACCATGTTGGTAACCCTCAGTATGTCTTGGTAAACTAGTCCACCCTTTGTCCATTACTTtgtcaactaaaataaaagaacacggGCATATGTTTTAGACTAACTATAAGTGATTTTTTCTAATCAAGAGCTTATTGCTTctaaaaaatttctagaagtcaacCACACATGTTCGAAAGAGAACATCTCAACCAATCAAGAGACTAACAGTTTGTATCTAACAAACTATGCAAAGAAGCTTAAGCAAACAATTAATCAGTAAATATTCTTAACAATTAaatgttcaaataaatttaaaaagataatatattaaatgATTTACCTGTAGTGTAGCTCAATGTCTAAGGTAATCACAGCTACAGAGAGATCCGCTATTTGATTCTCTTTTTCTGGTTTTAAAGAGACAAACTAAAAcagcaacaaaaaataaaaatataagtaattcataaccagattttttaacaaaaaattaacttttaaaaccagtttttagaaatcttattttcaaaagtgatatataactaaaaaatcaaacaatagAATTATCAATTAGcagaataatattatcattactcTTTAAATTTTAGTTCACAAACTAACACATCGTAATTTCAATTGTGGTTGATAAGAagattttagaaaagaaagagaggaagGGGTGGTTCCTAATGTGTGATGAGTCACAAGTGACACATGTTGAAAATGAAAGGCTGATATTGGTGTGGGGGTTCCCTTCACAAGACATGCATCAGGCaccataattaattattaagaaaagtagATAAAAGGGGCACCCAAATAAATAAGACAgtaaacaataatattaataataataatgaaagaaatagaaaataacaaataGAAAATGCTAGCTGTAAAGAATGGTGCAAAGCAAAGAGCGAAGGATTAGAAGaatgaaatagaaaataacaaataGAAAATGCTAGCTGTAAACAAGTAGCCGTTTGAACTTTGAAGAATGAAAGCAACATATGTGGGACTGTGTTTAAGTCTATCTGTCTAACAATGACATCCTCCAAACCcccataataattattattttggatATAATCAGAATTAACATTTCATGAGaatttcagttgtttttgttgtTAATAAAAACCTTGCTTAAGGTTTGATTTTTGTGCATTATGATGAGTCAGCGTCCAGCAGTCACCTACCTGTCAATCCTGATGGGTTGGAACTTCATTATTTGttaacaacaaattaaagaaaaatgtaTTAGCTCAAATGAAATGATGCTGTTTTTGGTTTTCTGCTAAAGCTTAGCTTGCAATATGCTACATGCTTATAAAATTGACTTATCCATTGATATGCTTAAGAAAAGAAGAGCAGAAATCGGAGAAGCAGCAAGCCAGATTGCCATTAAAACCAGTATTACATACATATGTTCAAAGGGGTCATCGATTGGAATTTGGTCATTGTAACCGCGAATCAAGAATGGGGAGCATCTATAAGCATCACATTTtccatcaaatatttaaaataataaatatttatcctGGTTAATTGAGGCATGTAGGAAGAAGAGCAGAATTTATGCTGATCTCTAAGTCAAATAGTTGGAATAAGCATGAAATTCCTCTGTTATCCCAGATGAAACCAACCAATATGAAAAGCAGTCCACAACTCACTCAAATAATAACATTATACAACAAGGCTAAAATAAACAAagcagataaataaaataaaaaataaacaattgaGAAACAGCGATATAGAAATTACTCTATAATCCTCAATAAAGAGTTATTGGGAATCCACCATAGAACACCTCACAGAGAGCAGAGAAACAGAACCATAATGCCATCGAACACACTACTCGCAGATAATAATAGTTTTGCTACCTTAAATAACAGACTAACCTAAGCCCCAGGTTCATTTCACAAGTACCCAGTCCAAATTCAAACCAGAACAAAAGCTCAGTCAACATTCAACCCTCATCTTGCTCATGTTCACAAATATCACCACTTTTCACAGCTAACAAAAATACCCAACAACCAATCAAGCCCTAACTAAGAAACAGAAAATCAGAGAAGGAGACTTACCACAGATGACAACCCACAAACGGCCAATGCAGCAAACCAGCAGCAGCGAAGCAACAGCAGCAAAGCACAATCCACAATCAGCCAAGACACTGAAGCAGAAGCAGCAAGGTAGAAGCAGCAAAGCAGAAGCAGAACAGGGGAGATCAAGGACGCCGTGGAGAAGCAGAGAAGCCTCGGAGAGGGGAAAAGCACCAACACCGCGGAGAAGAGAGACTCAGCGACGCCGGGAAGAAGGAGGCAGCGACGATTCGGGAAGAACGCAGCGCAGCAACGATTTGGGAAGAACGCAGCGCAGCGACGATGATGGTGCGAGGATGGTGAGTTGCGATTTGGGGCTTCCTGGTGACTTGCGATGATGGTGCGATTTACGCCTTCATGGAGAGCTGTGGTGCAATACGTCTCTGATTCTGATGGCTGGGTTAGGGTTCGGTCAGTGGAAGGAGGAAGAGCATTCTTCGCTCTTTGCTGGCCTGGTTTATTTCGAAGAGAAGATGAGGGCTTAGCTTAGCTTTCTTACTTTAATTTCTTCAAttcgttttatttttttatgaattagggaaaaattgttattttaattttatttctttatattaatttttattatatatttataataaaaatatataatatttattataaatttattttagctTTATGtgttcaaaatataatattttttatatatttataataatatataatatttataataaacttatttcaattttatttttttaaaataatatttgttatttatttatagcAATAGATTTTGAGTATTTTATAAATTcaatatttatagaaaaaataatttcaattaatataattatctgaaattatttttattagtattgtttaatttgtataattatttaaataatattagaaaatagTTGTTTCATAAATAATTGTTGTAATGGttgtaaaaccgttctttaaaatagtcaaagagaacggttttattttgttactatagcataatgaaaaaaatgaacttcaACAGCAACACTGTAAAAACCGTTGTCTAAGACAATCTAATggaacggttttaaagtgtagcatttcGGCAACGGTTTTAATGCGTTTCTTTTGTGTAATTCTTTAAACATCAATAAAAAACCGTTGCTTAAAGCCAACTCatggtaacggttataaaaccgttctttaaaatagtcaaacagAACGGTTTTACTGTGTTGCTAGAAATTGATGAAAAATGAAATTCATCAGTAACACTttaaaaaaccgttgtctaaacctatctaagagaacggttttaaggcgttgcaa is a window from the Arachis hypogaea cultivar Tifrunner chromosome 17, arahy.Tifrunner.gnm2.J5K5, whole genome shotgun sequence genome containing:
- the LOC112763411 gene encoding uncharacterized protein — its product is MDKGWTSLPRHTEGYQHGVNSFLDFAFSRGRPQGQEILCPCSICNNFSWGRRDEVYDHLISKEFQKGYTVWVHHGERISHMDSESDESEVHEGFVDDIHGLLNGTFRHVLEGDKDADRPNEDAKKFYNLLEEGKQELYPGCKKFSTLSFVIRLYLLKTLNGWSNASFTALLELLKEAIPHLNIPDSFNKIKAMVKDLGLGYNKIHACPNDCVLFRDTYEDDKFCPIYGASRYIENVEVDIEVDKLKKKPVPAKVLRHFPLIPRLKKLFLCSKIAESLRWHDEHRSKDGKLRHPADGQSWKDFDRLHPDFAKESRNIRLGLASDGFNPFRTMSFSHSTWPVVLVAYNLPPWCCMKPEYVMMSLLIPGPCSPGKSIDVYLQPLIEELKVLWEVGVETYDTSKNQTF